A window from Akkermansia muciniphila encodes these proteins:
- a CDS encoding polyprenyl synthetase family protein: MSIPFFSKLRSQKHYLQLVKPELKQVSEFVEAQASCFDPEVTDYMETVCQSKGKMLRPALVLLVAGATGGIKEAHIRLGALLEMVHLASLVHDDVIDEADKRRDEATANALWGNSLAVLLGDVLFSHAMVLGTEFGSTEFCRRLANTVRDVCQGEVAQSSRLYDLSMTREEYFEIIRKKTASLFSAATGGAAWISGVAPEVEKSLYQLGDLLGVAYQIYDDCLDMVGDEDDAGKTLHTDATKGKLTLPIFNLLECGDRNVEATLRDAIENREVVDYSAFQDNPVFAEALDKSIQVALEKNEAAREILWLLPQTEYREALAEMTFYMDELLNDCRIS, encoded by the coding sequence ATGTCCATCCCGTTTTTTTCCAAATTACGATCCCAGAAGCACTATCTTCAACTGGTCAAACCGGAATTGAAGCAGGTTTCTGAGTTTGTGGAAGCCCAGGCATCCTGTTTTGACCCGGAAGTCACCGACTACATGGAAACAGTATGCCAGTCCAAGGGGAAAATGCTCCGTCCGGCCCTGGTTCTGCTGGTAGCCGGCGCCACGGGCGGCATCAAGGAAGCCCACATCCGGCTGGGAGCCCTGCTGGAAATGGTGCATCTGGCCTCACTCGTGCACGATGACGTGATTGACGAGGCTGACAAGCGCCGTGACGAGGCCACCGCCAATGCCCTGTGGGGCAACAGCCTGGCCGTACTGCTGGGAGATGTTCTCTTTTCCCATGCCATGGTGCTGGGCACGGAATTCGGTAGCACGGAATTCTGCCGCAGGCTGGCGAACACCGTCAGGGACGTATGCCAGGGGGAAGTGGCCCAGTCCAGCCGCCTGTATGACCTGAGCATGACCCGCGAGGAATACTTTGAAATCATCCGGAAAAAAACCGCCTCCCTGTTCTCCGCCGCTACGGGCGGCGCGGCGTGGATCTCCGGAGTGGCCCCGGAAGTGGAAAAATCCCTGTACCAGCTGGGAGACCTGCTGGGGGTGGCCTACCAGATTTACGACGACTGCCTGGACATGGTGGGCGATGAAGACGATGCCGGCAAGACGCTCCACACGGACGCCACCAAGGGCAAGCTGACCCTCCCCATCTTCAACCTGCTGGAATGCGGGGACAGGAACGTGGAAGCCACGCTCAGGGACGCCATTGAAAACCGTGAAGTGGTGGATTACTCCGCCTTTCAGGACAACCCCGTTTTTGCGGAGGCTCTGGACAAGTCGATCCAGGTGGCTCTGGAGAAAAACGAGGCTGCCCGTGAAATCCTGTGGCTCCTTCCCCAGACGGAATACCGTGAGGCCCTGGCGGAAATGACCTTCTACATGGACGAACTGCTCAACGACTGCCGTATCTCCTGA
- the larC gene encoding nickel pincer cofactor biosynthesis protein LarC — protein MKALVYDCSAGISGDMNLAALIDLGVDRESLERELSKLHVHGEWKLECRRAAQSGIQGTRVDVVTEEEGHSGHGHAHHHRTMADIRKLIEASGLSDAVKRTALSIFTLLAEAEAQVHGTTPEEVHFHEVGAVDSIIDITGAAICLELLRVDSIFTGPVELGSGTVRCQHGMMPVPAPATALLARHFQATLNGTAHEATTPTGAAFIAAMAQPVPAPLAGRITGTGYGIGHRQGLPLPNILRVMLVETEEQESSPELLTELCANIDDMTPEQTAYLAEKLMEAGALDAWQESICMKKGRLAVKVCALCLPEQADRVREAFFLHSSTPGIRQHAASRHILRRESAPVGTPHGTVHVKTSFMNGRPHHRKAEFEDCRTLAENTGLPLEQCQLMGLFPPSSHDSSSTDSV, from the coding sequence ATGAAAGCCTTGGTCTATGATTGCAGCGCAGGCATCAGCGGAGACATGAACCTGGCCGCCCTGATTGATCTGGGCGTGGACCGGGAAAGCCTGGAACGGGAGCTGTCCAAACTGCACGTGCACGGCGAATGGAAACTGGAGTGCCGCCGGGCCGCACAGTCCGGCATCCAGGGAACGCGGGTTGACGTGGTGACGGAGGAGGAAGGCCATTCCGGCCACGGGCACGCACACCATCACCGGACCATGGCGGATATCCGCAAACTTATTGAGGCAAGCGGCCTTTCAGACGCCGTGAAGCGGACGGCCCTTTCCATTTTCACCCTGCTGGCAGAGGCGGAAGCGCAGGTGCACGGCACCACGCCGGAGGAAGTCCATTTTCATGAAGTGGGTGCGGTGGATTCCATCATTGACATCACGGGCGCCGCCATCTGCCTGGAGCTGCTCCGGGTGGACTCCATTTTCACAGGCCCGGTGGAGCTGGGTTCCGGCACCGTGAGGTGCCAGCACGGGATGATGCCCGTTCCGGCCCCCGCCACGGCCCTGCTGGCACGTCATTTCCAGGCCACCCTGAACGGGACCGCCCATGAGGCCACCACCCCCACCGGAGCCGCTTTCATTGCCGCCATGGCACAGCCCGTCCCTGCCCCGCTGGCGGGCCGCATCACCGGAACTGGTTACGGCATAGGCCACCGCCAGGGGCTCCCCCTGCCTAATATCCTCCGGGTGATGCTGGTGGAAACGGAGGAACAGGAGAGTTCCCCGGAATTGCTGACGGAGCTGTGCGCCAATATAGACGACATGACGCCGGAACAGACCGCCTACCTGGCGGAAAAGCTGATGGAAGCCGGTGCGCTGGACGCCTGGCAGGAGTCCATCTGCATGAAGAAGGGGCGCCTGGCGGTGAAGGTCTGCGCCCTGTGCCTGCCGGAACAGGCGGACCGCGTGCGGGAGGCATTCTTCCTGCACAGCAGCACGCCGGGGATACGCCAGCACGCGGCAAGCCGCCACATTCTGCGGAGGGAGAGCGCCCCCGTGGGCACGCCGCACGGCACGGTCCACGTAAAGACCTCGTTCATGAACGGACGCCCCCATCACAGGAAGGCGGAATTTGAAGATTGCAGAACCCTGGCGGAAAACACCGGACTGCCGCTGGAACAGTGCCAGTTAATGGGGCTCTTTCCCCCTTCCTCCCATGACTCCTCCTCCACAGACTCCGTTTGA
- the larE gene encoding ATP-dependent sacrificial sulfur transferase LarE has translation MTPPPQTPFEQLRSVLLPRKRIAVALSGGLDSSVLLAAAAKVLGPDRCLALTAQTPYVMEEEMRDSTELCLSLKVRQEKLPLPIPASITDNPPLRCYLCKHALFSALKARAGETGFPLLADGSNTDDLGDYRPGRKALQELGILTPFLEAAMGKADIRQLARELGLPESVSGKPAYACLLTRLEHNRHVTEAMLRRVDMAETFLRSLGLKGCRVRVHGDDLARIELPETERRLFRDAELAGPVAHRLRELGFRHITLDLEGYSRGSMNEPS, from the coding sequence ATGACTCCTCCTCCACAGACTCCGTTTGAACAGCTGCGCTCCGTCCTGCTTCCCAGGAAGCGCATCGCCGTCGCCCTGTCCGGCGGACTGGACAGCAGCGTACTGCTGGCCGCCGCCGCAAAGGTGCTGGGTCCGGACCGCTGCCTGGCCCTGACCGCACAAACGCCTTACGTGATGGAGGAAGAAATGCGGGACAGTACGGAGCTGTGCCTCAGCCTGAAGGTCAGGCAGGAAAAACTCCCCCTTCCCATCCCCGCCTCCATCACGGACAACCCGCCCCTGCGCTGCTACCTGTGCAAGCACGCCCTGTTTTCCGCCCTGAAAGCCAGAGCCGGGGAAACGGGTTTCCCCCTTCTGGCGGACGGCTCCAACACGGATGACCTGGGCGATTACCGCCCCGGACGCAAGGCCCTGCAGGAGCTGGGCATCCTGACCCCCTTTCTGGAAGCCGCCATGGGCAAGGCGGACATCCGCCAACTGGCACGGGAGCTGGGCCTGCCGGAGTCCGTCAGCGGAAAACCGGCCTATGCCTGCCTGCTGACCCGCCTGGAGCACAACCGCCACGTGACTGAAGCCATGCTGAGACGCGTGGACATGGCGGAAACGTTCCTCCGCTCCCTGGGGCTGAAAGGCTGCCGCGTCCGTGTCCACGGGGATGACCTGGCGCGCATTGAACTTCCGGAGACGGAACGCCGCCTGTTCCGGGACGCGGAGCTTGCCGGGCCCGTAGCGCACCGCCTGCGTGAACTGGGCTTCCGCCACATTACCCTGGATCTGGAAGGGTATTCCAGAGGCAGCATGAATGAACCGTCATGA
- the larB gene encoding nickel pincer cofactor biosynthesis protein LarB produces the protein MNEITYILHQLKEGRLSLEEAAERIRTATAPAAAHTDIDYDRLARTGCPEVIYGAGKTPGQIEEIARGLLAAGQNVLATRLSGEAQDHLRRAFPEADMRPEARLMRIILRPAPQTEGFIGIVSAGTSDQSVAEEAALTAEFLGSRVLRYRDCGVAGLHRLVSHLDSIRRATVLVAVAGMEGALPSVLAGLVKSPVIAVPTSVGYGANFRGVTTLLAMMNSCANGVSVVNIDNGFGAGFNAHLVNSLASSSH, from the coding sequence ATGAATGAGATTACCTACATCCTGCATCAGCTTAAGGAAGGGCGGCTTTCCCTGGAGGAAGCGGCGGAAAGAATCCGTACCGCCACAGCCCCCGCCGCCGCCCATACGGATATTGATTACGACCGGCTGGCGCGCACCGGATGCCCGGAAGTGATTTACGGCGCCGGAAAGACTCCGGGCCAGATTGAGGAGATAGCCCGCGGCCTGCTTGCCGCCGGGCAGAACGTGCTGGCCACGCGCCTGAGCGGAGAAGCCCAGGACCACCTGCGCCGCGCCTTTCCGGAGGCGGACATGCGCCCGGAAGCGCGCCTCATGCGTATCATCCTGCGGCCCGCACCGCAGACGGAAGGCTTCATCGGCATCGTCAGCGCGGGCACCTCGGACCAGTCCGTGGCGGAGGAAGCCGCGCTGACGGCGGAGTTCCTGGGCAGCCGCGTGCTCCGGTACCGGGATTGCGGCGTGGCGGGGCTGCACCGCCTGGTCTCCCACCTGGATTCCATCCGCCGGGCCACCGTTCTGGTGGCCGTGGCGGGCATGGAGGGGGCGCTGCCCAGTGTGCTGGCGGGCCTGGTGAAGTCCCCCGTGATCGCCGTGCCCACCAGCGTGGGGTATGGTGCCAATTTCCGCGGAGTCACCACCCTGCTCGCCATGATGAATTCCTGCGCCAACGGCGTGTCCGTGGTCAACATAGATAACGGCTTCGGCGCCGGGTTCAACGCCCACCTGGTGAACAGCCTCGCTTCCTCCTCCCATTGA
- a CDS encoding glycoside hydrolase family 10 protein, with protein MTRFPLFHALSCSLLALASQALGWQPSGEAVPAAPQEFRAAWISTVHNIDWPSRSGLSGAAQRTELLTILNTCAQLKLNAVLLQVRPNADALYQSSLEPWSQWLSGPGVNPGYDPLAFAIQEAHRRGIELHAWFNPFRAKANVKHAVGRNHISLTRPDLMKRNGSVLLMNPSASASRDHALKVILDVVRRYDIDGVHLDDYFYPYPSPGHPWSPRSFSDGKTPSQRRAYIDDFVEDMYKSVKSSKPWVRVGISPFGIWRPGVPGGIEAGVDAYEHLACDARKWLSKGWVDYLAPQLYWRCSPPKQSFPALMQWWAAQNTSRPVWPGIATARIMSSEDPGRPASEIAAQVNYSRSLARSAPGQCFWSVKSIMRNAGGIQKYLNRLYPSMAVPPAMPWCGTGAPGQPRNFYVADNGSTVTLSWQPSGSPSRKWAVQARYGSQWATRILLPGSQTRVTLPKSFLGDAESVAVRGISAYGAQGPAAAARR; from the coding sequence ATGACCAGATTTCCCCTTTTCCACGCCCTTTCCTGCTCCCTGCTGGCCCTGGCCTCCCAGGCGCTGGGGTGGCAGCCCTCCGGAGAGGCCGTTCCCGCCGCTCCCCAGGAATTCCGCGCCGCGTGGATTTCCACCGTCCACAATATTGACTGGCCCTCCCGTTCCGGACTTTCCGGCGCGGCCCAGCGTACGGAACTGCTGACCATCCTGAACACCTGCGCTCAATTGAAACTGAATGCCGTGCTCCTCCAGGTGCGACCGAACGCGGACGCCCTGTACCAATCCTCCCTGGAACCGTGGAGCCAGTGGCTCTCCGGTCCCGGCGTCAATCCGGGATATGACCCGCTGGCTTTCGCCATCCAGGAGGCCCACCGCCGCGGCATTGAACTGCACGCCTGGTTCAACCCCTTCCGGGCAAAGGCGAATGTAAAGCACGCCGTGGGGCGCAACCACATTTCCCTCACGCGCCCGGACCTGATGAAGCGCAACGGCTCCGTGCTGCTGATGAACCCCAGCGCCTCCGCCTCACGGGACCATGCGTTGAAGGTCATTCTGGACGTCGTGCGCCGCTACGATATTGACGGCGTGCACCTGGACGACTATTTCTACCCCTACCCCTCCCCCGGCCATCCCTGGTCCCCCCGCAGTTTCAGCGACGGGAAGACGCCCTCCCAGCGGCGGGCCTATATTGATGACTTCGTGGAGGACATGTACAAGTCCGTCAAGTCCTCCAAGCCCTGGGTGCGCGTGGGCATCAGCCCGTTCGGCATCTGGCGCCCCGGCGTTCCCGGCGGCATTGAGGCCGGGGTGGACGCCTACGAACACCTTGCCTGCGATGCCCGCAAGTGGCTTTCCAAAGGCTGGGTGGATTATCTTGCCCCGCAGCTTTACTGGCGGTGCAGCCCGCCCAAGCAGAGTTTTCCGGCCCTGATGCAGTGGTGGGCCGCCCAGAACACGAGCCGCCCGGTGTGGCCCGGAATCGCCACCGCGCGCATCATGAGCAGCGAGGACCCGGGGCGCCCCGCCTCTGAAATAGCCGCGCAAGTCAACTATTCCCGCTCCCTGGCCAGAAGCGCCCCCGGGCAGTGCTTCTGGAGCGTCAAATCCATCATGCGGAATGCCGGAGGCATCCAGAAATACCTGAACAGGCTGTATCCCTCCATGGCCGTTCCCCCGGCCATGCCCTGGTGCGGGACCGGCGCCCCGGGACAGCCGCGGAACTTTTACGTGGCGGACAACGGCTCCACGGTTACCCTTTCCTGGCAGCCGTCCGGCAGTCCTTCCCGGAAATGGGCCGTCCAGGCGCGCTACGGCAGCCAGTGGGCCACGCGCATCCTGCTGCCGGGCAGCCAGACCCGCGTGACGCTGCCCAAATCCTTCCTGGGGGATGCGGAGTCCGTCGCCGTCAGGGGCATCAGCGCCTACGGAGCCCAGGGCCCCGCAGCGGCCGCGAGGAGATAA
- a CDS encoding superoxide dismutase translates to MTKKQDPSTVGYADGKYVLPPLPYAYDALEPMLDEKTVRIHHDKHHAAYVAGANAAAEKLREIADGKLDASATTNWVRNLSFNVSGHVLHTIYWTNMTPDPKKEPQGPLVDAIKAKFGSLEAMMKEFKAASQGVEGSGWGILGVDPMSKTLVICGAEKHQNLEIPGLVPILVCDVWEHAYYLKHQNLRADYIEDFCRLINWDDVEQRYQDAMAS, encoded by the coding sequence ATGACTAAAAAGCAAGATCCCTCCACGGTCGGCTATGCCGACGGCAAGTACGTGTTACCGCCCCTTCCGTACGCCTACGACGCGCTTGAACCCATGCTGGATGAAAAAACCGTGCGCATCCACCACGACAAGCACCATGCCGCCTATGTAGCCGGCGCCAACGCCGCGGCTGAAAAACTCCGTGAAATCGCGGACGGCAAGCTGGACGCCTCCGCCACCACCAACTGGGTGCGCAACCTGTCCTTCAATGTTTCCGGCCACGTCCTCCACACCATTTACTGGACCAACATGACGCCCGATCCCAAGAAGGAACCGCAGGGCCCCCTGGTGGACGCCATCAAGGCCAAATTCGGTTCACTGGAAGCCATGATGAAGGAATTCAAGGCCGCCTCCCAGGGCGTGGAAGGTTCCGGCTGGGGCATTCTGGGAGTGGACCCCATGAGCAAGACGCTGGTAATCTGCGGCGCGGAAAAGCACCAGAACCTGGAAATCCCCGGTCTCGTCCCCATCCTCGTCTGCGACGTATGGGAACACGCCTATTACCTGAAGCACCAGAACCTCAGGGCGGATTACATTGAAGACTTCTGCCGCCTCATCAACTGGGACGACGTGGAACAGCGCTATCAGGACGCTATGGCTTCCTGA
- a CDS encoding adenylyltransferase/cytidyltransferase family protein: protein MKKVFVSGCYDIVHAGHIQFFEEARSLGDYLIVSFASEPVLWHHKQRKPSIPDEHKKVLLESLRMVDKVILGTGMKKGLDFEEEFLQEKPDVLAVTEDDLYSGIKKELCARVGANYVVLPKTPPKFAPVSTTMLVNRIKAPSSVPLRVDFAGGWLDVPRYARKGSYVVNCAITPMVSLCEWPYEKRSGLGGSGAWAMLEGRDPVASELALGVGWQDPAVIAETGLCVWRSGSSPVLDVKGTGDFLEGRMAILYTGEEHDTPGMADEQRDYVRISQSSLIARTGVLERNINTLAAGVALYYSVQLDEGMQPLPDIPNALAKKYLGGGYGGYALYLFPCRDDRDQAVKDNPAMKRVEPYCRQLFK from the coding sequence ATGAAAAAAGTTTTCGTTTCAGGCTGCTATGACATCGTCCACGCCGGTCACATCCAGTTTTTTGAAGAAGCCCGCTCCCTGGGCGACTATCTGATCGTCTCCTTTGCCTCGGAACCCGTGCTGTGGCACCACAAGCAGCGCAAACCGTCCATTCCGGACGAACACAAGAAAGTACTGCTGGAAAGCCTGCGCATGGTGGACAAGGTCATTCTGGGCACCGGCATGAAGAAGGGCCTGGATTTTGAAGAGGAATTCCTTCAGGAAAAACCGGACGTCCTGGCCGTGACGGAGGACGACCTTTACAGCGGCATCAAGAAGGAGCTGTGCGCCCGCGTCGGCGCGAATTATGTGGTGCTTCCCAAGACGCCCCCCAAATTCGCCCCCGTTTCCACCACCATGCTGGTGAACCGGATCAAGGCCCCGTCCTCCGTGCCGTTACGCGTGGACTTTGCCGGAGGATGGCTGGATGTTCCCCGCTACGCCAGAAAAGGCTCCTATGTGGTCAACTGCGCCATCACCCCCATGGTCTCCCTCTGCGAATGGCCGTATGAAAAACGTTCCGGACTGGGCGGCAGCGGCGCGTGGGCCATGCTGGAAGGGCGCGACCCGGTCGCTTCCGAACTCGCTCTGGGCGTCGGCTGGCAGGACCCCGCCGTCATTGCGGAAACGGGACTGTGCGTGTGGCGCTCCGGCAGTTCCCCCGTGCTGGACGTCAAGGGCACGGGCGACTTTCTGGAAGGAAGAATGGCCATCCTGTACACGGGGGAGGAACATGACACCCCCGGAATGGCGGACGAACAGCGCGATTACGTGCGCATCTCCCAATCCTCCCTCATTGCCCGCACCGGAGTGCTGGAACGCAACATCAATACCCTGGCCGCAGGCGTGGCCCTTTACTACAGCGTTCAGCTTGACGAAGGAATGCAGCCCCTGCCGGACATCCCGAACGCCCTTGCCAAAAAATACCTGGGCGGAGGCTACGGAGGCTACGCCCTGTACCTTTTCCCCTGCCGGGACGACCGCGACCAGGCCGTGAAGGACAACCCGGCCATGAAGCGCGTGGAGCCGTACTGCCGCCAACTGTTCAAGTAA
- the murJ gene encoding murein biosynthesis integral membrane protein MurJ, with the protein MSLMRNSLVASGAIFACRLTGMVREIVYTSLFGATGVLDAFYTAFRIPNLLRDLFAEGALSQSYTSVASKTREAEGDAAAWELTNKVATQLSTLMVAIVTVGILFAGPVMEALYSGDHSLTDQLFATDLSRIMWPFIGFASLSALVMGALNMVGVFGLPMLASAAFNVTSILFGLLIGYFIDPSFGPKALYGFACGVTIGGAAQIAVQLPKLRKTGFRWKPNFHWDDPRVRKIWGLMLPSVLASGVTQFTIFINTGFALDLQKGSVTALTTAFRLWQLPVGLFGVATGMVVLPAVSRMMVGDGRKEVAVHIAKGLRLVAFFAVPAFLILFILGTEFVSSVYQWGRFNQDAVRYTGEVLGAYSLGLLGYAGTKVVQPVFLALEKRWVPLIAAAVALAISIGLNYYFVYGLHKNAAWLALTTSVVTTFNFLFYFLYLRRQLGGVDGRTLVSGLGRILAAGVLLGAVCWAGKTWFLQGFLDWSFPARILGISLVCGCAGIVYLAAAFLLKTPELDAIRVKFMRR; encoded by the coding sequence ATGTCCCTGATGCGGAACAGCCTGGTGGCCTCCGGCGCCATTTTCGCCTGCCGTCTGACAGGCATGGTCCGGGAGATCGTATATACTTCCCTGTTCGGGGCCACGGGGGTGCTGGACGCCTTTTACACGGCATTCCGTATCCCCAACCTGTTGCGGGACCTGTTTGCGGAAGGGGCCCTTTCCCAGTCCTACACCAGCGTGGCCTCCAAAACACGGGAGGCGGAGGGCGACGCAGCCGCCTGGGAGCTGACCAACAAGGTAGCCACGCAGCTTTCCACGCTGATGGTCGCCATCGTGACGGTGGGCATCCTGTTTGCCGGCCCTGTCATGGAGGCCCTTTACAGCGGGGACCATTCCCTGACGGACCAGCTGTTCGCCACGGACCTGAGCCGCATCATGTGGCCCTTCATCGGCTTCGCCTCCCTGTCCGCCCTCGTCATGGGGGCGCTGAACATGGTGGGGGTTTTCGGATTGCCCATGCTGGCCTCCGCCGCCTTTAACGTCACCTCCATCCTGTTCGGCCTGCTGATCGGGTACTTCATTGACCCCTCCTTCGGCCCGAAGGCCCTGTACGGTTTTGCCTGCGGCGTCACGATCGGGGGGGCGGCCCAGATTGCCGTGCAGCTCCCCAAGCTGCGCAAAACCGGCTTCCGGTGGAAGCCCAATTTCCATTGGGACGATCCCCGCGTGCGTAAAATCTGGGGGCTCATGCTTCCCTCCGTGCTCGCTTCCGGCGTCACGCAGTTCACCATCTTCATCAATACGGGCTTCGCCCTGGACCTCCAGAAAGGCTCCGTCACCGCCCTGACCACGGCGTTCCGCCTCTGGCAGCTTCCCGTGGGACTCTTCGGCGTGGCTACGGGCATGGTGGTCCTCCCCGCCGTTTCCCGCATGATGGTGGGGGACGGCAGAAAGGAAGTAGCCGTCCACATTGCCAAGGGGCTTCGGCTGGTGGCGTTTTTTGCGGTGCCCGCGTTCCTGATCCTTTTCATCCTGGGAACGGAATTCGTCTCCTCCGTGTACCAGTGGGGCCGCTTCAACCAGGACGCCGTGCGCTACACCGGGGAGGTGCTGGGCGCCTACTCCCTGGGCCTGCTGGGCTACGCCGGGACCAAGGTGGTCCAGCCCGTCTTCCTGGCCCTGGAAAAACGCTGGGTCCCCCTGATCGCCGCCGCCGTGGCGCTGGCTATCAGCATAGGCCTCAACTACTACTTTGTCTACGGCCTGCATAAAAACGCGGCGTGGCTGGCGCTGACCACCTCCGTGGTCACCACCTTCAATTTCCTCTTCTACTTCCTTTACCTGCGCCGCCAGCTGGGCGGCGTGGACGGGCGGACGCTGGTTTCCGGCCTGGGCCGCATTCTGGCGGCGGGAGTCCTGCTGGGAGCCGTGTGCTGGGCGGGTAAAACGTGGTTCCTCCAGGGCTTTCTGGACTGGTCCTTCCCGGCCAGGATACTGGGCATTTCCCTGGTCTGCGGCTGCGCCGGAATTGTTTACCTGGCCGCGGCTTTCCTGCTGAAAACGCCGGAACTGGACGCCATACGGGTCAAATTCATGAGACGCTGA
- a CDS encoding pyridoxal phosphate-dependent aminotransferase, which translates to MDMISPSIAALTPSLTLKVTNRAKAMKAAGEEVYGLAGGEPEMDTPENIKQAAITALNNGATKYTPSAGLPALRQAIADKLKRENNLEYDPSQITVGAGAKHACFNAIMATVSEGDEVIIPSPYWVSYPEMVRMCGGIPVIVETTPGNGWKLTAEQFEEAMTPRTKMVILTTPNNPTGAVYSEEELRALGEVALSEDILILADEIYEHLVYGDTRHVSIASLSPELYDLTITINGFSKGYAMTGWRMGYSAAPAPIAKAIQMIQDHTTSNVCTFAQYGGIEALTGDQSFISDMRDEYDMRRQYVLSRLNAIPNVSVVEPQGAFYFFVDTSKLGLTSLNLCDKLLERYKVAAVPGIAFGNDKAIRISYCTTLDVLKEALDRFEEFCKAH; encoded by the coding sequence ATGGACATGATTTCCCCCAGCATTGCTGCATTGACCCCTTCCCTGACCCTCAAGGTGACCAACCGGGCCAAGGCTATGAAGGCCGCCGGTGAAGAAGTTTACGGTTTGGCAGGCGGTGAACCGGAAATGGACACCCCTGAAAACATCAAGCAGGCAGCCATCACGGCCCTGAATAACGGAGCTACCAAGTACACTCCCTCCGCCGGCCTGCCCGCACTCCGCCAGGCCATTGCCGACAAGCTCAAGAGGGAAAACAACCTGGAATACGATCCCAGCCAGATCACCGTGGGAGCCGGCGCCAAGCACGCCTGCTTCAACGCCATCATGGCGACCGTCTCCGAAGGGGACGAAGTCATCATCCCCTCCCCGTACTGGGTCAGCTATCCGGAAATGGTCCGCATGTGCGGCGGCATTCCCGTCATTGTGGAAACCACGCCGGGAAACGGCTGGAAGCTCACTGCGGAACAGTTTGAGGAAGCCATGACCCCCCGCACCAAGATGGTGATCCTCACCACGCCGAACAACCCGACCGGAGCCGTTTATTCAGAAGAAGAACTGCGCGCCCTGGGAGAAGTGGCCCTGAGCGAAGACATCCTCATCCTGGCTGACGAAATCTACGAACACCTCGTGTACGGAGACACCAGGCACGTCAGCATCGCCTCCCTGAGCCCGGAACTGTACGACCTGACCATCACCATCAACGGCTTCTCCAAGGGCTATGCCATGACCGGCTGGCGCATGGGCTACTCCGCCGCTCCGGCCCCCATTGCCAAGGCCATCCAGATGATTCAGGACCACACCACCTCCAACGTCTGCACCTTCGCGCAGTACGGCGGCATTGAGGCCCTCACGGGGGACCAGAGCTTCATCAGCGACATGCGCGACGAATACGACATGCGCCGCCAGTATGTCCTGTCCCGCCTCAACGCCATCCCGAACGTCAGCGTCGTGGAACCGCAGGGAGCCTTCTACTTCTTTGTGGACACCAGCAAGCTAGGGCTCACCTCCCTGAACCTGTGCGACAAGCTTCTGGAACGCTACAAGGTGGCGGCCGTCCCCGGCATCGCCTTCGGCAATGACAAGGCCATCCGCATCAGCTACTGCACCACGCTGGACGTTCTGAAGGAAGCGCTGGACCGCTTTGAAGAATTCTGCAAGGCGCACTAA